The DNA segment CGTTATTAAAGAACTTTTCTACTAAATGACTAAGAAGGATGGTCCTGCCATAACCAGGTTGTGAAATAAAACAGGTATAAGTATAGTTGCTCTTAAAGAAGTCATCAAAGTCATGTTCTGCAAATTTCCGGCTGATGGTCATCTCATAAGGAATACCGGAACGGTTCTTAATCCCTTTCAAGGTAAAGTCCGTGATCCTTCTGGCATTATGCCGGATGTCTGTCCAATTGGTGGCACTTTCCTGAGCATTTAAATGAACAGGAGCAGTCCAATTGCCAATTTGTTCCTTATTGACATATTCCGATAACGTGGTCAGGGTAAACTTTGAAAAGTTATGTTTTACCACCGCAAATCCAAACAATCGCTTTATGGTTGTTTCGCTAACATTCTTGTTTAACGTTTTACTGATTTCAATGGAGATCCTTTTACAATCAGCAGGAGTGATGGTTCGAATTCCTGTTTTTAATAGGATTAGACTCTTTACTTCATTTAAGGTAGATATATCGTCCATATACAGTACGAGTGAGCATTAATTTCTTCAACTAAACGAATATAATGCTTTCGGTACAATAATGAACGCGAAGATATGAAGTAAAAAAATGAATGAATATTGTTTCTTTTGTTTAACTATTTGTTGCTCAATTATTTAGGTGAGATTTATTGGCGTTATTTGAATTAGATGTTGTCAAAAATGAACAAAATGAATGAATCGATCATTTACTGCTTTGTAAATGAACAATTCGAACGTGCATTGCGAGGTATTCAATGATTAAAATTGCATCAAAGTAAAATTTTGACATCTCAATTCCCTTCATATGAAATGCACATCTACCCTGCCAGGAAAACTTAAAAAACCTATCCTCATTTTTTTAAGTATTATAGCTATAACGCTTTTTAATCTGAAATCGTATGCACAATCTCAACAACGTGTATACGCGACTACAGCAAGCGACGGAACTTTCGGCGTTTGTTTACTTTGTGGCGTATCAGCACCGGACCAGGCTGTAGATAACAACATAAATACGGCATCGACTGTTACTGCCGGAGTCAGCTTGTTGGGAGGAGGAATATTTCAGAACCTGATATTTCCCGCCGGAAACTTACCCGGAAATAACACCGGATCAGTAGTTAAGGTTTCTACCGGAACAACTTTATCGCTAAGTGTGCTCGGAGCCATCAAAGTTCAGGCTTACTTTAACAATACCCCGGTAGGCGTTGTTCGCGATGGCGGAACAGCTTTATTAAACCTGCTGGCAAACGGTAATCAGGCCGAAATCTTTGTACCGGGCCCAGGTGTACCTTATAATAGAGTACGTGTGACAGTGGATGGAGGGGCCCTGGCTGCATTAACTTCTATTAATGTTTTTCATGCTTATTTCTTACAAAATACGACAAATATAAACTGTGATGCACCAATAGATGAGTTACATGGAATTTCTGGAACTGTTGGCGCACTTGGTGGCGTAAACAATCCATCAAATGCAATAGACGGTGTGGAAAGTACCTATTCAACTTTAGGTTCTGCAATTGGCTTGGTAGGCTTTGCGCAACAAACGATTGTCTTTCCAGGGTTATCTGCTGCCACGGACTCCGTAAGATTAATGGTTTCGACAGGACCATCCCTGCTTTCTCTTGAATTGCTGGGCTCGGTAAGTATCGAAACCTTCAATGGAGGTGTCAGTAACGGACTTGTCCCCGGGACAGGCGGCTTGCTCAACCTTAAACTCCTGAATCCGGGTAGTACCATTGGGGTCTTAACCTTTGCACCTGGTGTTCCTTTTGATCGGGTTCAGTTGAGAATCGGGGGAACAGCCAGTCTTTTAAATTCGATCAACCTTCATGAGGTGTCCCGTACGATGGCTTTGCCAACGACCATAAATGTAAACAATACAGCTTCAGCTACCGGTATCGCATGTACAGGAGATGGAGTAACTTTAAATATCAATACACCGGAAGCAGGTGCAACCTATACCTGGTATACCCAGGCTACCGGAGGTACAGGAACTACCGGTGTCAGTTTTACGCCAACAGGTTTAGTAACTGGTGTCAATACATTTTATGTATCAGGAAAAAGAGCGGGATGTACCAACGAATCTCCGCGTAAGCTGGTGAGTGTAACGGTAAATAATCCAATCTTACCGGTAGTATCTACCGTTGCTCCTATTTGTAGCGGATCTTCAGCAACTTTGCAAATTGGCGCTCTGGTGGTAGGGGAGACTTACCGTTGGTATGATGCGGCTACTGGTGGAAACTTAGTCTTTACCGGAGAAACATTTTTAACTCCTGTATTGGCTGCGAATACAACTTATTACGTAGAGTCGGTGATCGGTGCCTGTTCCAGTGCACGTCAACAGGTAGACGTAACCGTTAATGCACTTCCGGCAGATGCGCAGGTGTCTTCAACGAATGTAAATATCTCTACCGGACAAACCGCTACACTTTCGGCCACAGCGCCAACTGCCGGTAGCATCATTAACTGGTATACCAGCTCAACAGGCGGAAGTCCGGTTGCAACCGGAACCAGCTTTACAACTCCGGCATTAAATGCAAATACCACCTATTATGTAGGAACGCAGAGTGCAGGAGGTTGTGCAAGTTTAAACAGAATTGCCGTTAACATTACAGTCACGAACGTTACACCAGGGGTAACTTGTAAATCTGCCAATTCCCAAACCAATGCGATTCAGGGGATATGTATCGGTTGTGAAGTTTCAGACCCTGGATTCTCTGTTGATGCAGATCCGCTGAACTTTTCCAGCATCCGCCTTGCGGTAGGTGTTCTGGCGGTCGGATATCAGCGATTGGGTTTCCCGACTGCAGGCGTAGCTACGGATAGCATCCGTCTTGATTTGAGGTTGCCTGGAAACATCGTTGACCTTTCCCTTCTGGGAGGCATAAGTGTGAATGTCAGAAATGGCAATTCAACCGTAGCTTCTTACGACCTTAACTCCGCACTGATCCACCTTAGTCTGTTGGGTGGCGATCGTTTCAGTGTAACTGTTCCGGCTGCCGCGGCCTACGATGCAGTAGAAGTACGCTTCGGTGCGGTACTCTCCGCAGTAACGGCACTTGACATCTTCGGTGCAGAAGTGATCTATCCAAAACCAACGGTTGCGAGCACAGGTTTAAACATCTGTTCCGGAGCATCGACCACCCTGACTGCAACACCAAACGGTGGAACAGATCTGAAATGGTATGCCGACGCAACAGGTGGTACTGCATTGGCTACAGGAAATACCTATTCCCCAACAGGACTTACGGCAACAACTACCTATTATATAGAAGTAGGTAAAGGTTCCTGCGTAAATGCAGAGCGTGTACCGGTTACGGTGAATGTAAACCCGGCTATTGTTTTTGCAACCGCTGCCTTACCGAATGCCACGATCGCTTCCAGTTATTCCAAACAAATTCCTGTCGCGACGGGAGGAACACCTGCATTTAATTATACACTTGCTCCAGGTAGCACATTGCCTGCAGGATTAACACTATCGGCAACCGGATTGATTTCCGGAACCCCGACCGCAACTGCAGGACCTTATTCTTTTTCTGTTCTGGCGACAGACAGTAAAGGTTGTACTGCAATCACTCCTTTTAACTTAACCGTAACTGCTGCTTTGTCACTTCCGGCAGCGACACTTCCCAATGGAACGGTAAACACCCTATATCCAACACAAACACTTCCTGCTGCCATTGGCGGAACAGGACCTTATACGTACGTTGCTACTCCGGGAAGTCTTCCTCCGGGATTGGCCTTCAACCCGGTTACCCGTGAAATCACAGGTACGCCAACTCTGGCCGGAACTTATCCGGTTCATGTAACCGTAACTGATGCCAATGGAAATACCAAAACAGCAGACTATACCATTGTAGTCAGAGATCCTCTTGTTTTACCTGCGGCAACACTTGCCAATGGTACCGTAGGAATTCCTTATCCTGCCCAAACAATCCCTACCGCGACTGGTGGTGTGGGACCTTATACTTATAGCACTCCGGCAGCAAGCCTTCCTCCGGGATTGACCTTTAATCCAACTACCCGTGAGATCACAGGTACACCAACGCTGGCAGGAACTTATAGCATTCCTGTAACGGTAACCGATGGAGATGGAAAAACCATCACGACCAATTATTCAATTGTAGTAGGCAATCCATTGGTGCTTCCTCCGGCAACACTTGCGGATGGAAATGTGAATGTAAGCTATACCTCACAACCTATTCCTTCGGCAACAGGTGGAACAGGACCTTATACTTATGTGGCAACAAGCCTTCCTCCGGGATTGAATTTTAATGCAACCACCCGTGTCATTTCTGGTACGCCAACACAATCAGGTTTATATACGGTAACCGTAACGGTAACTGACAATGTCGGTACTACTGCAACCAATACTTATGCTTTAAGAGTAATCGGTGCTTTATCACTACCAACAATGGCATTGGCCGATGGTACTGTCGGAACCGTTTACACCGCGCAGACCCTGCCTGAAGTAACCGGCGGAACAGGACCTTATACTTATACTTCAGCGAACCTTCCTCCGGGATTGAGCTTCGATCCAATTACCCGTAAGTTAACCGGCACACCAACGCAAGGTGGAACCTTTACTTTCTCTGTAACGGCCAAAGATGCAGCCAACAACTCCACCACCACCAACTTTACGGTGAAGGTAAAAGTTGATCCGCCAGTGGTGGCGTCGACCAGCATCTGTTCAGGAAGTACAGCTACACTTAGCGTGAGCAATACCTTACCGGGAGTAACTTATAACTGGTATGCGGCAACAGGAAGTACACCTATCTTTACAGGGGCGACTTATACTACTGCTGCATTAACTGCCAATACCACCTATTATGTGGAGGCCGTTTCCGGAACAGCAATAAGCAGTCGTACTGCAGTTACCGTAACCGCACGTCCAACTCCTGCCTTAGCCATAGTTTCTGCCGGCCAGTCAATTAGTGCCGGACAAACTGCTACGCTTCAGGCTTCTGCCGAAGCAGGAAATACCATCAACTGGTTTACTACCCCAACAGGCGGTATTGCAGTAGGTACTGGTACGAGCTTTACCACACCGGTATTAAATACCACCACAACTTATTATGCAGAAACAGTAAATAGCACAGGCTGCGTGAGTGCCAGCAGAGCTGCGGTTATCGTAACGGTCACAACTGGCCCGGTTAACCCGAACTGTAATGCTGCAACAGCTCAGGAAACAAAAATCGAATCTCTTCTTTGTTTACTTTGCGGAATCACTGATCCATCAGGTTCAACGGATGCAGACCCTGCAACATTTACCACCATTAATCTTGGGGTTAACGTTGCCGGTGTAGGGTATCAAAAACTGATCTTCCCTAATTCCGGAGCCGCGACCGACAGCATCCGTTTAGATCTTGAAACTCCTGTTGGCCTTGCCGATATCGGATTAATTAACGGAGGAACGATTACCGTTTACAATGGAACAACGGTAGTAAAGGTTTATCCATTAAATTCTTCTTTATTAAATCTCCAGCTTTTAAATGGCAACAGGTTCCAGGTTACACTTGCGGCAACAGGAACTTATAATGCCGTGGAAATCCGTTTTGGAGCAGTGGCAAATTTATTAAGCCGCTATAATATCTATGGTGCTTCCATTATCTATCCTAATCCAACTGTTGCTGCTACAGGTCAGACGATCTGTGCAGGAAATACCACTACCTTAACTGCTACTGCAAATGGAGGTACTACTTTAAAATGGTACGCCACTCCGGCAAGTGGAACCGCATTGGCTACAGGTGGCACTTTCACTACACCTGCACTTACAGCGACAACAACTTATTATATTGAAGTGAGCAAAGCGGGTTGTGCAAATACCCAGCGTATTCCGGTTACGGTTACGGTTACCGCTGCGCCAACACCACCAGTAGTGGCAACGGTATTACCGGTGTGTTATGGTTCTACCGCCAGCTTAGTAGTCAATACTCCTGGAGCAGGTGTCAGCTATAACTGGTATACAGTGGCAGCCGGAGGTACTTCTGTATTTACCGGAACTACCTTCGTTACCCCTGCATTAACAGCAAGTACGACCTATTATGTAGAAGCAGCAAATCCTGGATGTGGTGTTTCTACAAGAACTGCAGTTCCTGTAACGGTAAATCCGATCGTAACATTACCACAGGTTCAGGCTTCAGCAACTACGGTTGCTTCGGGTCAGACGGTGATCTTAACAGCGACTTCACCAGATACAGATGTAACCTTTAACTGGTATGATTCTGCAACTGCAACCACGCCAAAATTCAGTGGTGCAACGTATGTTACGGAACCACTTACTGCAACGACTACCTATTACTTAGAAGCCAAATCGAATGCCACAGGTTGTCTTTCGCTGAGCCGTGTACAGGTGACGATTACGGTAGACAACAGCTTGCCAAGCCCGGTTCCTTGTGAGGCTGCAATTGCAGAAACACATGGTGTGACGGGAGTAGCATTGCTTTCCGCGATATTTAATCCACAACTGGCCATTGATAACGACACCAGAACAGGTTCATCATTGGTGATGCCGGTTGGACTTCTGGGTGCTTCAGTTTACCAACGCCTTGGCTTCGGTTCTGTTTCCAGTGCCGGGGATACTGTTAAAGTGCTGTTAAATGCACCAGGTAAATTACTAACACTGGGATTATTGTCGAGCATTCAGGTTGGAACCTATAATGGCGCAACAAATAACAATGATGCCGTTTCAATAAACAATACTTTAATTAACCTGGAGCTGTTGAGTAATAACAGTCAGGCGTTAATCAGCTTTGTGCCAACAGCAGCCTTTGACCAGGTGGAGGTTCGTTTAAATGCAGGTCTTGCAGGTGTGCTTTCTACAGTTGATGTGAACTACGCCAGACGTGTTTTAGTAGCACCAAAACTGGTAGTTGCCAGTCCGGCGATCTGTTCCGGACAAACTGCAGCACTTGCGGTTAACAATCCAAATGCTGCACTGACCTATAAATGGTATACTGTGGCTACCGGCGGTACTTCGGTATTTACCGGAACTACTTTTACCACTCCGGCATTAACAGCCAATACGACTTACTATCTGGAAGGCAGCAATGCTTCGGGTTGTGCCAGCGTCAGAACAAAGGTCATCGTAACCGTGGCTCCTGCACCGGTGGTTCCTGAACTGGTTTCAACTACGATCAATACTTGTCCTGGAACAAATGTTACCCTGGAAGTGAAAAATCCTTTAACTGGAATTGTTTACAAATGGTATGACAATGCAGGCGTTTATCAGGCAAATAAAGATGGAGTAACCTTCACTGTTAACAATGTGACAGTGGCCACAAGTTATTCCGTTGAAGCAGTATCTGCTGCTTGTAACGTGCCTTCAGCTACAAGAGCTGCTGCACAAATTAATGTAACTGGTCTGGATATTCCGGTAATTACACCGGAGTCTATTACCGTTAAATCAGGATCAATAGCGGTGTTAACCGCAAGTTCGAGTAGTGCTGGCGTGATCTTTAAATGGTATGATGCCCCTACAAACGGAAACTTGCTTTCAAGCAGTGCCCGCTATGAATTTACTCCCGCAGTAAATAATGGTCCAAATCCAAGAATAGATACTTACTATGTAAGTGCAGAGATCCCTGGAGGATGTACTGCCTTAACCCGTGCTTCCGCACAGGTTACTGTACTGCCTGCCACTAACCCAACTGATGTTCCTTGTGAGGTGGCAACAGTTCAGGTGAGAGCGGGAGCAGATGGCGTTGCGGTACTAACTGCTGTATATAATCCGGAGAGAGCGGTGGATAACGATACGGAATCCGCTTCTTCACTGGTGATGCCAGTCGGAGCTTTAGGTGCTTCAGTTTATCAACATGTAGGTTTTACCGGCCTGTCTAATGTTGGTGATAGCATCCGCATCCGCATCAGCACACCTGGTAAGCTGATTTCGCTGGCTGTATTGCCTTCTATTGAAGTGACTACTTTCCAGGGTTTGGTGAGCAATAACGATATGATCGTTACGGATAATCCATTGGTTCATCTAAAAGTATTGAGTGCCAATGAAGGAGCAATCCTTACCTTCCTTCCTACAAAACCGTTTGACGGTGTGGAGCTGAGATTAAGGTCTGGTCTTGTTGCCGCTTTAACTACGCTTGACTTTAACTATGCACAGCGTGTGATGGCTACACCAAAAGTATCCAGTGCAAACGCATCTGCCTGTGTGGGGACTGCTGCAACTTTAAGTGTTCAGAATCCGGTTGCAGGACTTACCTATACCTGGTACAAAGGGGCTACACAGGTAGGAACCGGAACCAGTATTACCACTGAAACAACACTTGCTGTAGGAACTTATGATTATTTTGTAACTGCAACCCGTAACAATTGTGCAAGTGCACAAGCCAAAGTTACCGTAACGATACTGGCTGCACCAGCTGCGCCGGTAGAAGTAGCGGGTAACC comes from the Pedobacter sp. FW305-3-2-15-E-R2A2 genome and includes:
- a CDS encoding putative Ig domain-containing protein, producing the protein MKCTSTLPGKLKKPILIFLSIIAITLFNLKSYAQSQQRVYATTASDGTFGVCLLCGVSAPDQAVDNNINTASTVTAGVSLLGGGIFQNLIFPAGNLPGNNTGSVVKVSTGTTLSLSVLGAIKVQAYFNNTPVGVVRDGGTALLNLLANGNQAEIFVPGPGVPYNRVRVTVDGGALAALTSINVFHAYFLQNTTNINCDAPIDELHGISGTVGALGGVNNPSNAIDGVESTYSTLGSAIGLVGFAQQTIVFPGLSAATDSVRLMVSTGPSLLSLELLGSVSIETFNGGVSNGLVPGTGGLLNLKLLNPGSTIGVLTFAPGVPFDRVQLRIGGTASLLNSINLHEVSRTMALPTTINVNNTASATGIACTGDGVTLNINTPEAGATYTWYTQATGGTGTTGVSFTPTGLVTGVNTFYVSGKRAGCTNESPRKLVSVTVNNPILPVVSTVAPICSGSSATLQIGALVVGETYRWYDAATGGNLVFTGETFLTPVLAANTTYYVESVIGACSSARQQVDVTVNALPADAQVSSTNVNISTGQTATLSATAPTAGSIINWYTSSTGGSPVATGTSFTTPALNANTTYYVGTQSAGGCASLNRIAVNITVTNVTPGVTCKSANSQTNAIQGICIGCEVSDPGFSVDADPLNFSSIRLAVGVLAVGYQRLGFPTAGVATDSIRLDLRLPGNIVDLSLLGGISVNVRNGNSTVASYDLNSALIHLSLLGGDRFSVTVPAAAAYDAVEVRFGAVLSAVTALDIFGAEVIYPKPTVASTGLNICSGASTTLTATPNGGTDLKWYADATGGTALATGNTYSPTGLTATTTYYIEVGKGSCVNAERVPVTVNVNPAIVFATAALPNATIASSYSKQIPVATGGTPAFNYTLAPGSTLPAGLTLSATGLISGTPTATAGPYSFSVLATDSKGCTAITPFNLTVTAALSLPAATLPNGTVNTLYPTQTLPAAIGGTGPYTYVATPGSLPPGLAFNPVTREITGTPTLAGTYPVHVTVTDANGNTKTADYTIVVRDPLVLPAATLANGTVGIPYPAQTIPTATGGVGPYTYSTPAASLPPGLTFNPTTREITGTPTLAGTYSIPVTVTDGDGKTITTNYSIVVGNPLVLPPATLADGNVNVSYTSQPIPSATGGTGPYTYVATSLPPGLNFNATTRVISGTPTQSGLYTVTVTVTDNVGTTATNTYALRVIGALSLPTMALADGTVGTVYTAQTLPEVTGGTGPYTYTSANLPPGLSFDPITRKLTGTPTQGGTFTFSVTAKDAANNSTTTNFTVKVKVDPPVVASTSICSGSTATLSVSNTLPGVTYNWYAATGSTPIFTGATYTTAALTANTTYYVEAVSGTAISSRTAVTVTARPTPALAIVSAGQSISAGQTATLQASAEAGNTINWFTTPTGGIAVGTGTSFTTPVLNTTTTYYAETVNSTGCVSASRAAVIVTVTTGPVNPNCNAATAQETKIESLLCLLCGITDPSGSTDADPATFTTINLGVNVAGVGYQKLIFPNSGAATDSIRLDLETPVGLADIGLINGGTITVYNGTTVVKVYPLNSSLLNLQLLNGNRFQVTLAATGTYNAVEIRFGAVANLLSRYNIYGASIIYPNPTVAATGQTICAGNTTTLTATANGGTTLKWYATPASGTALATGGTFTTPALTATTTYYIEVSKAGCANTQRIPVTVTVTAAPTPPVVATVLPVCYGSTASLVVNTPGAGVSYNWYTVAAGGTSVFTGTTFVTPALTASTTYYVEAANPGCGVSTRTAVPVTVNPIVTLPQVQASATTVASGQTVILTATSPDTDVTFNWYDSATATTPKFSGATYVTEPLTATTTYYLEAKSNATGCLSLSRVQVTITVDNSLPSPVPCEAAIAETHGVTGVALLSAIFNPQLAIDNDTRTGSSLVMPVGLLGASVYQRLGFGSVSSAGDTVKVLLNAPGKLLTLGLLSSIQVGTYNGATNNNDAVSINNTLINLELLSNNSQALISFVPTAAFDQVEVRLNAGLAGVLSTVDVNYARRVLVAPKLVVASPAICSGQTAALAVNNPNAALTYKWYTVATGGTSVFTGTTFTTPALTANTTYYLEGSNASGCASVRTKVIVTVAPAPVVPELVSTTINTCPGTNVTLEVKNPLTGIVYKWYDNAGVYQANKDGVTFTVNNVTVATSYSVEAVSAACNVPSATRAAAQINVTGLDIPVITPESITVKSGSIAVLTASSSSAGVIFKWYDAPTNGNLLSSSARYEFTPAVNNGPNPRIDTYYVSAEIPGGCTALTRASAQVTVLPATNPTDVPCEVATVQVRAGADGVAVLTAVYNPERAVDNDTESASSLVMPVGALGASVYQHVGFTGLSNVGDSIRIRISTPGKLISLAVLPSIEVTTFQGLVSNNDMIVTDNPLVHLKVLSANEGAILTFLPTKPFDGVELRLRSGLVAALTTLDFNYAQRVMATPKVSSANASACVGTAATLSVQNPVAGLTYTWYKGATQVGTGTSITTETTLAVGTYDYFVTATRNNCASAQAKVTVTILAAPAAPVEVAGNPKTTCPNVAVTLAVNPVAGVSFNWFDALTGGNKLATNTNSYTTTSNLTTGVYDFYVEAANANSCISTAGRTKITITVNPSATPADISIAGANAPFCTGTKASLTASSTTVVNPKFTWYSDAALTIPVSNVALYEPVITASTTFYVSVNGDNICQSTPANAKVVTITVNPPAVATDITVKGADAPFCKGAKASLTASSTTVTNPKFTWYSDAALTIPVSGNALFEPVLTATTTYYVTVSGDNKCPNLPADAKVVTVTVNTPATPADLAVAGNNAPFCQGTKASFKASSTTVTNPTFIWYTNAALTTEVFRGATYEPTLTASITYYVTVSGDNKCPNDPADAKVVAVVVNTPATAADITIAGNGAPFCKGTKAKFTASSTTVTAPVFTWYRDADLTDVAFTGPVFEPVLTANTTYYVTVRGTNRCESLKAQAKVVTVVINPPAVSTDIAVAGNNGPFCNGAKALLTASSTTVTSPVFTWYTDAALTNVVSTGPVFEPTLTATTTYYVTVSGTNKCANLSGDAKIVTLIVNKPSDATDVIVTGADLAVCAGATIKLTASSTTVTSPVFTWYTDAALSNAIFTGAVLERPVTAAITYYVTVKGANKCENLAGTGKAVAVSVNPPATAADINVTGNGAAVCAGAKLTLTATATTVTNPIFIWYSDASLTTEVFRGPIYEPTVTANTTYYVTVSGDNKCPNGPADAKVVAITVNTPATAADITIAGNDAPYCAGTKATLTAGTTTVTNPVFTWYSDANLTTVVANTAVFQPTLAVTTTFYVTVRGSNRCENLTAGAKVVTVVINPPAVATDITVTGNSSPLCAGSKALLTASSTTVTSPVFTWYTNAALTNVAATGAVFEPTVTATTTFYVTVRGANRCENTAANAKVVTVTVNTPADASDVVVAGADVPVCTGTTVKLTASSTTVTNPVFTWYTDAALTNAVFTGAILEKVQNATITYYVTVKGDNKCESLPGTAKVITLTVNPLPDVPVIENGNGLSVCSGDGATLNILNPQAGVTFEWYDAAVGGTLLGTGQSFPTGALNATTDFYVLAKSASGCGSATGRVKATVTVNTRPGVPTVVSATANACPGSTTVLSVSNPVNGITYSWYDVATGGTALGTGANFTTPVITANKTFYVGASNATCSSTSRTAVAVSVQNAPNAPTSVDGATNPLCAGNAAVLSVNNPDAALTYRWFSSATGGTSLSEGSSFTTPSLAATTTYYVESVNKTTGCTSAARIAVVVTILPKLTAPVVSVQSATATSVAFAWAAVAGATGYEVSLDGGTTWIAPSSGAAGLTHLISGLKPDQPVTIRVRAFGQLPCQLSDASSLNSKAENPLGNQVFIPNTFTPNGDGKNDVLYVYGNTIAKLKLRVYNQWGQFIYESLNVQSGWDGTYKGEIQPNGVYVYIAEVEFNDGTKTSKKGTITLLR